The genomic DNA CGTACGTACTTATCGATGCCGATCGAAACAGGAATGCCGCAATCGACGTGTAGCGTCATCGTTTCAGATTCCCAACGAATGCCATTATAAATCGAGTCTTCGACAATTCGAATTCCGCGGGTGACCGCCAAGCGGCTGTTCAGGATGTCTTGATCCGCATATCTACCGTACAGTAGATCTCGATTATCCAGACCGCGAACAATTGCGTCACCGATCTGGCTACGGATCGGTTTAGTCAACTGAGATACATCAAACCAATTGTCACCATCTCGTCGACGTAGAAAAATGAATCCGCCATGAATCGCATTCACCTTCTGTTTGGAAAAATACTGTTCCCAATTGGCGATCATATCCGGCAGTTGATCTGCGTCGGTATCGGATTGGCGAAGCGTGTTTGCCGCGTACGTTGACGGTAGCTGACGATTGGCGGTTAGCACCCAAACGTCGCAACCACGACCCTCAAACCATGTTTGTAGACGCTGTTGCCAGTCAACGCCGTCGATTTCCACCCATTCGCATACGGCTTGAAAAATGCCACCATGCTGAAGGTAATCGGGAGCTTGCCGAAACATCTGCTCGACAAAGCCGTCAAGTTCATAGGGTGCGAACCGATAGGTCGTCACAGCTTCAGGAGAGATAATAAAAGGCGGGTTGCTAAGGATTAGATCAAACTTCTTTCCTTTCACCGCGGAGAAGACATCGCCCGTGACCGTGGTGAAGTCTTGGCACTCGTTTAACGCGGCGTTGAATCGGGCAAACGCGGCGGCACGAGGGTTCAGGTCGCTCGTAATGACCGACTCGGCATGCCGACTAGCTAAAACACCGTGCAGAGAGAATCCGCAACAGAGATCCAACATGCGCCTCGTTGGCTGTCGAACCGCGACCGATGCGAGATGCAGCGCCGCATCGCAAACGGTGGGCACGTAGTCTTTGTGAGAGTGATCACGTAAAACCTGTAAGTCTGACGCTAGCCAGACGTCTTCGACTGGGACGAGCAATACCTTGGGGGTCAGCGATTGGTAGCGTTCGGCAATGACACCTGATCGAAGGAAGCAATCGATCAAGCCCTTGGGAAGTACTTTGCGAGCTGCGACGACATCAATTTCGCGTCCGAGAAAGAATAGTTGTGCGAGGCAATCGAATGCGCTATCCGAATCTTGAAAAGCTTCCACGACACCGCCAGGCGTCAGTTCGGCCGGCGGCGGAACGAGTAATCCCGATCGCTCTCGAAGCCGACTTTCCGTGTATTCGGCATCACGAAATGTGTCACGAACCAGCTTGGCATCTTCAGAAGACAGCGGTTTTAGTGTCGACGTGTTGAGCATCAAGAGTTTGGGAGTGTGGGGGCACGTAGGAGTGAAGTGACTTGAACGTGAGCCGGGAATGTAGAGAAAGTGAGAACCGGATTGTCAGCGGTTGTGACTTGACGTGAGGCGTCGTGATCGTTTGCTAAGCGGGTTTGATCGCCGCGACGAGGTAACCGACGACCGGGACTTTTCCCTCGTTGCGAACATGGGCGTCGCGAATTTCTTGGACGATGAATCCTGAGTCGTTCAGCCACTGGGTCACGATCTCTTTGTCGTGCTGGTAGCGGCCACTAAGTCCGAGTCGAAATCCGGTTGAAGATCGTTCCGATTGAGCGTCATCCATTTTTTCGAGACTGAAAATCAATCCTCCGCCTGGACGAAGCACCAGCGCGGCGGCTTCAATCGTAGATCTTAGATCGCCAATGTAGATAAACGTGTCGGCCGAAAACGCGAGATCGAAACTACGATCACAATACGTCAGGTACTCGGTCAATTCGCCATGAACGAGGTCGTCATAACCGCCGCGTTTTTCTGCCTTGGCGAGCATCTCTTTCGACAAGTCGACTCCGACCAAGTCATTGGCCAGTCCACGTAGGTGTTCGGCGCACAATCCGGTTCCACAGCCTAGGTCGACAATGTCAATCGTTTCTTGTTCGTGTGCGGCTAGGAAATCTGCTGCCATCTTTCCTAGTAGCTCCGGAACTTTGTATTTCAAGTCCGCGAGTACCATATCGAATGAAGCGGCAAAGTCATCGAAGGTTTCTTGGACGAACTCCATCGAAACACGCTCGGGGGCTTCGTCTAAGTCACCACAAACGACAAGGTAATGTTTCGCGATTGGATCGTCGGGGGTGATTTCCAAGCACTGGCGATAGACTGTTGCCGCGTCGTCCATCCGGTCGAGTGATCGCAACGCCATCCCAAGGTGATGTAGGATTGACGTTCTCTCTGGTGCAAGTTCACTTGCTTTGCGGAATGCCTCGATCGCGTCCTCTGATCGACCAACTTTATGCAGGGCATCGCCAAGCGAGTCCCAGCCGTCGGCGTTGTCGACTTCTAGCTCGGTCACCTTTCGATAGGCATCTTGGGCTTCAAGAAGGCGATTGGCACGGCATAGCACGTGACCAAGGTTCAAATAGGCTTGTGTGTAATCCGGACGAAGGTGGACAGCGTTCTCGTATGCCTTAATGGCGTCGTCGTACCGATCCAACTCGACCAGCATGTTTCCCAAGTTATTGAATGTCACCGGTTGTTCGGGGTACTTGGACAACGCAAGTTCTGTCCGTTGGACGGCCAACGACAAATCGCCCAGCTGGGCCGCGATCACCCCCATCAATTGAAGAGCGTCGGCATGGTCGGGATCCAACTGCAAGACGGCTTGGTAAAACGCCTCTGCCTCGGTCAGTTCACCAGCGCGATGAAGCTCGATCGCCTTGTTCAGGTTTTCTTTGATCGTCAATTCGGCTTCGTCGCTGCTCATCGTTTTCTCCCTCGTCGTCACGGACTGTTTTCCGGAGCGGCCCCATCGGACAAACGGACCGGCTAGAATCGATAAATCGACCTTTACCGTTGTAGGCTTCAATGCCAGCGATTCTTTCAATGCAGAAAGCAGAGAACTTGACGCCTGCCGGACACAAGACGGGTAGAGTAAGAAGTTCAGTGAAAATGCGCTGTGTGCGGCGGAGTCAAAGACAGCGATGAAGATTTGACCGATGCACGCAAGAAAACATCAAAGATGACGAGGTGATCGGTGGCAATTCAGTTGGAGGCGATCTTCACGGCAGGTGGCCGACCACTGATCGATGTGCTGACGCACTGCGTCTACTCGATCAACGCCGATGCATTGTTTCTTTACCTCGTTCGCGAGTACCGATTTAAACCGCAAGCGAAAGCGGCTATTGCTTTACACGACGTGTTTTGTAACCCGCAATCACCTGCATGTATTTCGCAGTCGACAATGATCATCCCTAAGGATTGGCGTCTGGCGCACTCGATCGAACCGTTTCGTCAGGCAATCGAAGCCGTTAAATCGGTCGATCAGTCGGCGAGCGACGATTCGAGGTCAGGTTCCGAGTCGGAAACGGAAGACCATTCATCTGGCGACGACAACACCCCGTCAGATGGTTGTGTTGCGATCGATATACCACCACGACATCTGTTTGACCACGTTGTCGATGCGATTCGACGTGGCCCATCTCCGGCGATTGCGTCTCTTCAACAGTCGTACGACCCCGGGAAAACGCCGACTGGAAACTTACCTGGCGGCGAACTAAGTGCCGTCCAGCGCGCTTTCGTCGATTACCAATGGTTACCGTCGGTGCGTCCGTTTTTGGTCGCCGCCGGATTTTGGCGGATCGCAACGATCGGCTAACCGAACTTATCGGTGCAACGAACTGTGATGAGGCGTTAAGCGATATTAATGACGGCTTTGATCACGCCGGTTTCTGGCTTGGTGTAGGATTCGAATTCACTCAACACGCCTTCCATGTCGGTCCGGTGAGTGATCCACGGATCGGTGTTAATCATGCCCATTTCGATCAAGCCAATGATCCGAGTGAAATCGCCAGGGAGTGCGTTTCGTGACGCGACGATCGATGCTTCGGGTTTGTGCATCGCTGGGTGCCGAAAGTTGACTTCGTCGGTTGTAATTCCGACGTAAACCAAACTTCCCGTGGGAGAAAGGTAATTCAATGCACCAGACATCGAATGGCGGTTTCCGGTCGCATCGACAATCGATTGGTAGAAATCGCCGCCGGTGATCTGTCGCATTGATTCAAGTTCTGAACCGTCACCGACAAAACGGACAGTGTTTTCGATCCCGTAGTGATTCCGCACAAAGTCCAGACGATCTTGGTTCATATCCATCACGCTGATCCGGGCGCCGGTCAGCTTGGCAAATTCGAGCGTCGCCAGTCCGATCGGCCCCATCCCGATAATCAACGCATGATCAGCCGGTCGGGGATTCGCTCGGTCATTGGCGTGACAACCGATTGCAAGCGTTTCGACGAGTGCCAATTGGTCGTAGGATAGTTTCGCCGAGGGGTGCAGTTTGTCGGCACGAATCAAGAATGATTCGCACAAGCCACCGTCGCACATCACACCGATCACTTGAAGGTTTTGGCAACAGTTGGTCGCGCCGCGCCGGCAGGCATAACATTCCCCGCAATTCATGTAGGGCTCGATGCTGCAACGATCACCTGCGGAAACATTCGAAACGCCTTCGCCAACGGCAACGACTTCGACGCCAAGTTCATGTCCCGGTATTCGAGGAAAGTCAAAGAACGGAAATTTTCCTAAGTAGCAACTGATGTCCGTCCCGCAGACTCCCATTCGGTGTGTCTTGACCAAAGCTTGTCCAGGCCCGGGGGCTGCCGGTGCGTCGATCTCGATTGGCTTTAACGTCTTCACATCGCTGATTTGAATGGCTCGCACGATTAGTTTTGCTCCAATCGATAGTATTTGATCGCGTTGGTCGATAACAGTTGCTCTTGTTCACTCTCTGTCAATTCGGCGGCAAGCTCGCGTACAGTTTTTAACCACTGTTGATATCCCGTTCTCAGCAAGCAAACCGGCCAATCGCTTCCAAACATCAACCGTTTCGGCGTGAATGCTTCCAGAGCGGTATCCCAGTAGGGGCGAATGGTGTCGATCGACCACTCCGAGTCACGAACCTCCGTTGCAACGCCAGAGAATTTGCAGACGACGTTTTCACTTTCGGCCAGCTTTAGAAGATCGTTCTTCCACTGCATGTGAAAATCAGCTGCGCGGATCGTTGGTTTGGCGATATGATCGAGGACCATAGGAATGTTTGGATGAGAACGGACAAATTTTACCGACGGTTCGAGATGCTTTGCAAAGATCAAGACGTCGTAAACTAGGTCGCGTCCTTCGAGCTGGGCGATGCCACGATTGAAGGCTTTACCGAGAATGAACTGGTCATCGAACTCATCTTGGACGACGTGTCGCAAACCCCTCAGCGCTTTGTTTGCGGCGAAGCGATCGAGTTGAGAAGCGACTTCGGGAGAGCGGAAATCGACCCATCCGACGACGCCACGAATCAGAGAGACGTGTTCGGCCAAGTCCAGCAGACTCTGGGTTTCATTCAGTGATTGGCGGGCTTGAACGGTGACGAATCCATCAATCTCGTTCTCTTTCGCGAGCAATTGAAGCTGCTCGGACCAGAAATCTTGCTTTAGCACAGACATCTGATTACTGATCCAGGGATACTCCTCTGAGGAGTATTGCCAAAGGTGGTGATGGGAATCGATCAACATTTCCGGGTGACTCGACGCAACGTGCAGGCTAATACCAACCAATAGTTTCGCGGAACAGTAAACGTGAAGTTCGTGTGTTCGACAAGGCGTCACCTTCGCTCTGGTTCTGCTTCTGCCGTGTTTTGTGTGCAATCAGAAGTAAACGCATAACCCGCATGGGCAGCAAACCCATACGCATTTCACTGACACTCCAGTGAGTCGCCGCTTGCATCCGATGTTTTCCGTACGGCAACCGAGAAAGCGACCGTCGAACTCGACCAACCTCACCCTTCCCGTCGGGTTCGGAACAAGCGATCGCAACGTCGTTGTCGCGGCACCAATCAAGAATCAAAAACTGTAAGAAACTCCATGTCCGATTTTGCTACTCCCCAGGTCGACCCTGATTTGGCTGACGTTAAAAAGGTACGCAAATCGACCACTCGACGAACCGACGCGGCACAATCTCCGCTTGAGACCTACTTGCGCGAGATCAACGAAACGGCGCTGCTAACGGCCCAAGAAGAATTGGATCTCGCCGCCCGCATCGAAGCCGGCGACGTCGAAGCACGTGACCGAATGGTCCGCGCCAACTTGCGTTTGGTCGTCAATATTTCGCGCGGCTACACCGGCAAAGGTCTTAGCCTGCAAGACTTGATCGAGGAAGGCAACCTCGGATTGCTTCGAGCCGTCGAAGGGTTTGATCCGACGGTCGGGACTCGCTTTAGTACCTATGCGAGTTACTGGATCAAGCAGTCAATCAAACGCGCGTTGATCAATAGCGCCAAGACGATTCGCATTCCCGCCTACATGGTTGAGCTGTTGAGTAAGTGGCGACGGGCGACGGCGCGTCTGAGCGAAGAACTCGGCCGAACACCGACCAACGAAGAAGTCGCGCGTGTTCTGGGACTGCCTAAAAAGAAGTTGCCGATCATTCGCAAAGCCATCCGGATCAGCAACAGCACCCCACAAAGCGACCAGAGTGAATCGGGGTGGTCGCTGGGCGAGATGGTCATGGATGAGCGTCTAAAAAGTCCCGATGAAATGCTGCTCGACCACGACATTTTGCATCATGCGATGGAGCTACTTGATGACCTTGAAGAACGCGAAGCCATGGTGCTGAAGTTACGGTTTGGCCTGGATGGCGCCGAACCGAAGACACTGAAAGAAATCGGCGCCGAACTCGGTTTGACACGTGAACGAGTTCGCCAGATTGAAACCGAAGCACTTCGACGACTTGCCGATGGATTGACCGATCCACGAGAACGCTTTCGCGGGTAGGCGATGACGTCTCACTACATCCGGCCACCTATGTAGGTCCTGGTCCTGATGCCGTGGGAGGAAAGGAAGGCGATCGCTTCGGTGGTCAGACCGCGGATGAACACTTCACCAAGATTTGGCATTTCCGCAAGTACCGCGATGTCGTTGGCGGAATAGCTCTTTCCACCGTGGATCGAAAGATACTCCAAATCTCTAAGCTGCCCGATACTGTTCCAATCTGATTCGCTTAACGGCACTGTTCCG from Roseiconus lacunae includes the following:
- a CDS encoding tetratricopeptide repeat protein, producing the protein MSSDEAELTIKENLNKAIELHRAGELTEAEAFYQAVLQLDPDHADALQLMGVIAAQLGDLSLAVQRTELALSKYPEQPVTFNNLGNMLVELDRYDDAIKAYENAVHLRPDYTQAYLNLGHVLCRANRLLEAQDAYRKVTELEVDNADGWDSLGDALHKVGRSEDAIEAFRKASELAPERTSILHHLGMALRSLDRMDDAATVYRQCLEITPDDPIAKHYLVVCGDLDEAPERVSMEFVQETFDDFAASFDMVLADLKYKVPELLGKMAADFLAAHEQETIDIVDLGCGTGLCAEHLRGLANDLVGVDLSKEMLAKAEKRGGYDDLVHGELTEYLTYCDRSFDLAFSADTFIYIGDLRSTIEAAALVLRPGGGLIFSLEKMDDAQSERSSTGFRLGLSGRYQHDKEIVTQWLNDSGFIVQEIRDAHVRNEGKVPVVGYLVAAIKPA
- a CDS encoding sigma-70 family RNA polymerase sigma factor, which gives rise to MSDFATPQVDPDLADVKKVRKSTTRRTDAAQSPLETYLREINETALLTAQEELDLAARIEAGDVEARDRMVRANLRLVVNISRGYTGKGLSLQDLIEEGNLGLLRAVEGFDPTVGTRFSTYASYWIKQSIKRALINSAKTIRIPAYMVELLSKWRRATARLSEELGRTPTNEEVARVLGLPKKKLPIIRKAIRISNSTPQSDQSESGWSLGEMVMDERLKSPDEMLLDHDILHHAMELLDDLEEREAMVLKLRFGLDGAEPKTLKEIGAELGLTRERVRQIETEALRRLADGLTDPRERFRG
- a CDS encoding amidohydrolase family protein, with the protein product MLIDSHHHLWQYSSEEYPWISNQMSVLKQDFWSEQLQLLAKENEIDGFVTVQARQSLNETQSLLDLAEHVSLIRGVVGWVDFRSPEVASQLDRFAANKALRGLRHVVQDEFDDQFILGKAFNRGIAQLEGRDLVYDVLIFAKHLEPSVKFVRSHPNIPMVLDHIAKPTIRAADFHMQWKNDLLKLAESENVVCKFSGVATEVRDSEWSIDTIRPYWDTALEAFTPKRLMFGSDWPVCLLRTGYQQWLKTVRELAAELTESEQEQLLSTNAIKYYRLEQN
- a CDS encoding zinc-binding alcohol dehydrogenase family protein, whose translation is MRAIQISDVKTLKPIEIDAPAAPGPGQALVKTHRMGVCGTDISCYLGKFPFFDFPRIPGHELGVEVVAVGEGVSNVSAGDRCSIEPYMNCGECYACRRGATNCCQNLQVIGVMCDGGLCESFLIRADKLHPSAKLSYDQLALVETLAIGCHANDRANPRPADHALIIGMGPIGLATLEFAKLTGARISVMDMNQDRLDFVRNHYGIENTVRFVGDGSELESMRQITGGDFYQSIVDATGNRHSMSGALNYLSPTGSLVYVGITTDEVNFRHPAMHKPEASIVASRNALPGDFTRIIGLIEMGMINTDPWITHRTDMEGVLSEFESYTKPETGVIKAVINIA
- a CDS encoding methyltransferase, producing MLNTSTLKPLSSEDAKLVRDTFRDAEYTESRLRERSGLLVPPPAELTPGGVVEAFQDSDSAFDCLAQLFFLGREIDVVAARKVLPKGLIDCFLRSGVIAERYQSLTPKVLLVPVEDVWLASDLQVLRDHSHKDYVPTVCDAALHLASVAVRQPTRRMLDLCCGFSLHGVLASRHAESVITSDLNPRAAAFARFNAALNECQDFTTVTGDVFSAVKGKKFDLILSNPPFIISPEAVTTYRFAPYELDGFVEQMFRQAPDYLQHGGIFQAVCEWVEIDGVDWQQRLQTWFEGRGCDVWVLTANRQLPSTYAANTLRQSDTDADQLPDMIANWEQYFSKQKVNAIHGGFIFLRRRDGDNWFDVSQLTKPIRSQIGDAIVRGLDNRDLLYGRYADQDILNSRLAVTRGIRIVEDSIYNGIRWESETMTLHVDCGIPVSIGIDKYVRNLIARYDGQRIVSDCLADFANHVGLPMDTGVAQGLEITKAMIRTGVLGIVKESLENRILASRVGLTGTPSQNSFSN